aagcatatatttaaattgcTACAAATATGAAAAACGGAAGAAAAAGggaatttatatgtattatatattaatatattttcaacttcaatgaattaattttttaagtatgtgaaatttaaaaaaaatatatagttaatttattcattaattttctatataatatatatttaagataAGTCTCCAAAATAGAATTAAcacaataataaagaaaaatataaagtaataaaattaactaTCTATTTAAATGGAAAGATAAAAAACGTATAAATTCTTAAAGGATTATAAACAGTggatatttaataaataaatgatatttattatatactaaTGACTTAAAAAGGATAtcattaagaaaaaaaatagcatacattaaaattgtttttccttttattttgtttcataGTTTATTTCCCTAAGAATTACTTCtatacaataaattttaattttttctaagtatataaatatatatatatgtatcattctaagaaaatatattgtcttctaatcattatataataaagaagaCCTATTCAGTTCTAATACAATactaataatacattttctcAATGGAAAGAAATTACAATCATTATAGattaggaaaaaataaagaacaaaaaacGAATGTTTTATATCAATTATAACTTATCACAATCAATATCATTATATGAATCTtgaattaaattattcattttaatacacataaatatatatatatttttcatagaaaaaaattataaaacgaaaaaatatatacaaaactATTATATTTAGTCAAAGTAgtacaatatattataatgtaaattaaaaaatattaaaacattcaaATTCCGAAAAAtcttagaaaatatatttttacacatatatatcaaaaatactacatatatatatgagttcAGCTCCAAAATATAATCAGTTATGAGTATTTCTAATAAGCGTATAGTTAATGATATTACAGAagctattttatattaaggaatttattacaaaaaagaaacatatttattaatgttcACTTTATCTTTTActgaatttaattttttcaaattttttaacttttttatggtaataaataattcctAATATAAGAGTTATACCAAATATAAAGAAGAGTACGcagtatattataaaatgaaaaaacggtgttatataaaaatcaGTAGTACTTCCACTATTTTTTGGTACTGAATACTTGAAAAACGAGCCAACAGTGGATTTCAAATAGCAATGAAATTTCCCCATTATTGACGGACCTAATGAAAAACTCAATAACTTATATAACCCCCTACTAAGGCCAcaattataagaaaaatctAATATTAATCCTAATGAAAACaacaaaaacaataataaaggaaaagCAAAACGTAaactgttttttttaattattatttttttgtacaacTTATCACTAATTGTTCTGttgtttttaagaaaatccTGATAATCAAGTTCCTtgaatatctttttttccaaatgagtatatttttttgtttcaaatgtgcaagatttatttttcatatgttttttatgaCTTCTTGTATTTTTTGGTAAACTTCCATTTGActgatttatatttgttttcacactttcttcattattacatatatcttttctattatttaatCCAATATTTGgtatttcttcttttgtacatataaaatttaaatccATATTATGTTTATACTTTCCTAGTAATCTATAATTCcttgtttttaatattttcttaatctCGCAGTACTTATCCAGTGACAAATTGAACATgctctaaaaaaataatatgtaaatatttgttatttaatagtataaataagcttgaaggaaaaaaaagtattaacaaaaaaaacagaaaaatattagtatttcatatatccttaaataatattatcatacaACATCAATGTAAAAATGACATATCCAAGATAAAAGGATGAAcccaaaaaaattaataaatatgattgTCTTCTGTTTTTTTCCCATTATATAGATACTTAGTATTACAATGTAATCAATATAAAGaagttaataatattataatatacatctaataataaaaagcaaaattctttttaaaaatttttttttacattgcTTCTTAGatacgtaaaaaatatacataactATAATATTCTTCAAAGCATCtatgatgaaaaataaatttcaaatatattatatttatcataatcttaattaaaaaaaagaacttt
This portion of the Plasmodium brasilianum strain Bolivian I chromosome Unknown PB_00_05, whole genome shotgun sequence genome encodes:
- a CDS encoding fam-l protein, which encodes MGKKQKTIIFINFFGFILLSWICHFYIDVSMFNLSLDKYCEIKKILKTRNYRLLGKYKHNMDLNFICTKEEIPNIGLNNRKDICNNEESVKTNINQSNGSLPKNTRSHKKHMKNKSCTFETKKYTHLEKKIFKELDYQDFLKNNRTISDKLYKKIIIKKNSLRFAFPLLLFLLFSLGLILDFSYNCGLSRGLYKLLSFSLGPSIMGKFHCYLKSTVGSFFKYSVPKNSGSTTDFYITPFFHFIIYCVLFFIFGITLILGIIYYHKKVKKFEKIKFSKR